From Salvia splendens isolate huo1 chromosome 16, SspV2, whole genome shotgun sequence, a single genomic window includes:
- the LOC121771279 gene encoding LOB domain-containing protein 4-like has product MEVSRKQNASSPCAACKLLRRRCSRDCVFAPYFPAEEPGKFAGVHKVFGASNVSKMLQELPEEHRGDAVSSMVYEANARMRDPVYGCVGAISYLQQQIDGLRQQLAQTQAEILHLRVPQATSHPATSPNYSGSQLSYTFVSHSKPSSYGLDAGAVEHATFRESMWSST; this is encoded by the exons ATGGAAGTGAGCAGAAAACAAAATGCCTCATCGCCGTGCGCCGCCTGCAAGCTCCTCCGCCGGAGGTGCTCGCGGGACTGCGTCTTCGCGCCGTATTTCCCGGCCGAGGAGCCGGGGAAGTTCGCCGGCGTGCATAAGGTGTTCGGAGCTAGCAACGTCAGCAAGATGCTTCAG GAGTTGCCGGAGGAGCACCGAGGCGATGCGGTCAGCAGCATGGTGTACGAGGCGAACGCGAGGATGCGGGACCCGGTCTACGGCTGCGTAGGAGCCATATCCTATCTGCAGCAGCAGATAGACGGGCTTAGGCAGCAGCTCGCCCAGACTCAGGCCGAGATACTGCACCTCAGGGTGCCGCAGGCCACGTCGCACCCAGCCACGAGTCCTAATTATAGCGGCTCGCAGCTTTCCTATACGTTCGTGTCCCACTCCAAGCCGTCAAGCTACGGCTTGGATGCAGGAGCGGTCGAACACGCGACCTTCAGAGAGTCCATGTGGTCGTCCACTTAG